The genomic DNA ATAAACCTGTTGCGTAATCTAAGATTCAGGGCTGGATTAAATCACTGGCAGACCACGAAAATTAGCCATGGGCCTCCTTTAGGTCCTCCTTGGACCAATTTTGTTGCTAATATCTTACTAGTATTCCTCCTCTGATATTTTTTTACACCTTAAAGAAATTCTTGACCAGaatttgatgaaaaaaaaatcatgtctgCACAGCAGATACACAGCTTGAGCAAAAGATTTGAAACAGGCAACTTCATTGTATCCAGTAGTAATGAAATCCCCCTGCCAGGTTCTCTAAAGCTCACCAAAGAATTAATTTCTCCCCATGCTTTACACCTTTCTTCTAAACTAACCTTCACATgttagcatttttattttttttagagtgAAACTAGATAAATGCTAAGACTCTTATCATTTGAGTTTATGGAGATCTGACTTGTGTATTGCAGTATGCAGTAAACATCCTCTCTGCTCCCTCCTCAGGCTtatcttctctctcttttattttgtgttctcACAGACTGAGTGACAAGCCTGTGGTGTAGTCGCCACCATGATAGCCACGGGTGGCCTGCTGCGCATGAACAGGCGCCAGGATTCGCTCCGATCCAAAAACCGAGCAGAGAACAAACGGAAGCGGAAAtccaagaaaaagaagaagaacgaTGTGGTGGTGGTGAAGGGCAAACTCAATCTCTGCTCCCCAGCTGGTTTGGTGGCCGCTGTTGGAATTATAGTTCTTATGGTTGGGATTTCCATGGCTGTACTGGGCTACTGGCCCAGCCAGAACCAGCAGGAATACCAGGAGCGCCGCAGAACCGGGGGATTCCACACCAGCAGGATGAGCTATTCCAAAAGTCCTCAGATTTCCTCCAACCTGACCCGTGGTGAGCCTTCCTCTGGCCAATCAAATCTGTTCAACCAGAGTCATTCTAACACCAGTGTTTCCAGCCCGTCCCGTCACTGTGGCTTTTTCTGTGACTTCCTGGATAATTATTTGTATTCAGACAACCTGAAAGTCTTCGGACCACTTGTGATGGGAATTGGTATCTTTCTCTTCATTTGTGCTAACGCCGTCCTCCATGAAAACCGAGACAAGAAAACTAAAATCATAAACCTGAGGGATATCTACTCCACAGTGATAGATCTGCACAGCATACGATCAAAGGAGTACTCACCTCTGAACGGCATGGTGAATTACACCCAGTCAAAGAGTGCAGAAGGGCCGTCGGGTTCATTCCCAACAAGTGGGATGCTTACTCGCAGTTCCTGGCCCTCCACTGGAATCACTTTCAAAGGTGAGGTAGATGGCGAGGAGGTATTCAGACGCTCTTCATTGGTCAGCAGGCCTCGTAGCTTGTCCAAAGATGTGCAGACCTTCACAGAGACTGTCTACAGCATCTATAAAGACTACAGCAATAGCAGTGAGCAGGCACCTCAGCCCCGACAGTGGGAAACCACTTCCATCGTCACCTCTTCTGTGAACGCTTTTACCCTGCCAGTAATCAAACTGAACAACTGTGAGGTGGGGGAGAAAGCAGAGGCAGAGGGATGCTCAAAGGAGGAGGTTGTTatagaagctgctgctgaaaacATAAGTGAGGAGGGAcaggccagcagcagcagcagccagagAGACGTGATGTACGGTAAGCAGAAGGAGGCTTCGATCATggactctcctcctcctcaccggAGCCACGAGGACACCGACACAGGTATCCAACAGGGGGTGCCGCAGGCTCAGCCTCAACCGCAGAGGCCTCAGCTGTTTCCGCCATCTCCTGTTGCCAGGGCGATGGGGTCACGGCTGTCGCTCAACTCTCTCACGGATCAGCCCAGGCCAGCACGCCGCTGCAGCCTGTCTGTGTCTGGATGTCGTCAAGGTGACAGAGCCAGGCGGTTCAGCTACCCCCGTCTGGAGCACTCCAACAGCAAGGGCTACATAAAACTAAATGACCTGGGGGGCGAATCCTTTGAAGCCCCCGACACAGACACTTCTTTGGTGGCCCCTAAACAGGAAGTAGCAATGGACGCAGCAGCGGCGGAGGAAAAAGCTCAGGGACAGGACAATTTGGCGACACCGAGCACCTCTGGAGAATCCTAGGCCTCTTAAAACTCTTTGATGTCTTGTTATTTGCTTCGCACCCTCTTATGTGATTGCTAATGGGTGAAGCTGGCCATTAGAGAGGAAAGGAAACACGGAGCGTGAGCAACTAAGGACTATTGAAACATAGCCATGAATACTCAAGAGCAAGACTCTTTATAAATACACCAGACCAACAGTTCAAAATTCAGATgtaatttttctattttttcaatGTAGCAAGAGCAATACTAAAGACTTGTAAGGAGATTTAGAAAtggtttgtaaaaaaaaagaaaaaaaaaagaaaagaaaatttgatcagatgagttttttttttcttttgtataaGAGTAAGGCAAACATTGTAGCTTGTAGAATTGCCAAAACTTTCACTCTGAACTACTGTCCAACATGTCGTACTG from Pelmatolapia mariae isolate MD_Pm_ZW linkage group LG18, Pm_UMD_F_2, whole genome shotgun sequence includes the following:
- the LOC134616737 gene encoding transmembrane protein 200C gives rise to the protein MIATGGLLRMNRRQDSLRSKNRAENKRKRKSKKKKKNDVVVVKGKLNLCSPAGLVAAVGIIVLMVGISMAVLGYWPSQNQQEYQERRRTGGFHTSRMSYSKSPQISSNLTRGEPSSGQSNLFNQSHSNTSVSSPSRHCGFFCDFLDNYLYSDNLKVFGPLVMGIGIFLFICANAVLHENRDKKTKIINLRDIYSTVIDLHSIRSKEYSPLNGMVNYTQSKSAEGPSGSFPTSGMLTRSSWPSTGITFKGEVDGEEVFRRSSLVSRPRSLSKDVQTFTETVYSIYKDYSNSSEQAPQPRQWETTSIVTSSVNAFTLPVIKLNNCEVGEKAEAEGCSKEEVVIEAAAENISEEGQASSSSSQRDVMYGKQKEASIMDSPPPHRSHEDTDTGIQQGVPQAQPQPQRPQLFPPSPVARAMGSRLSLNSLTDQPRPARRCSLSVSGCRQGDRARRFSYPRLEHSNSKGYIKLNDLGGESFEAPDTDTSLVAPKQEVAMDAAAAEEKAQGQDNLATPSTSGES